Below is a genomic region from Flammeovirgaceae bacterium SG7u.111.
AATAACGATAGCAAAACGGTAAAATCCGATAATGAGAATATTTTGGGGCGTAGGCCATTGGAAGCTGGTCCGGAAACGCTTTATAACTTTTGGGCAAATTATGAGATTCAGCAAGGAAGTTTAGATGGCTTTGGGCTGGGCTTAGGTTTCAATGGGGCAAGTGAACGATTTGCCATTAATTATGCGGCATCTGGCGAGTTTATTTTGCCTAGCTATACCATTGCAAATGCCTCTATTTTTTACCAAGCTGCCAATTATCGGGTAAGTTTGAAGCTCAACAATGCTTTCAATAAGGAATATTACAAAGGTTGGACTACCATTACGCCACAGACGCCAAGAGCTTTGTTGGCAAATGTGACCTTCAAATTTTAAGTAAACTATTCTTCACTCAAGGGCAGCCTATTTATAGGTTGCCCTTTCCATATTTAGAGTCAGATGAAATCTAGGAAATTAATCTTCACACTTCATAAGGTATTGGGGCTAGTCACTGGAGTGGTTGTTTTCATTGTCTCCATCACAGGTTGTTGTTTTGCTTTTAAAGAGGAAATTGAAAGCTTGTATAGCGACTATAAAAAAGTTGAAGTTCAAGATGCGGCTCTCCTTACTGTTACGGAGGCAAAAACGATAGCCAAGAGTGTTTTTCCTAACAATACCGTTCACGGAACGCTCTTCAAGAAGGCAGACGATGCTGTTGAGGTTATTTTTTACGACCGCGAACCTGAGTTTTACCAAAGTGTATTTATAAATCCTTACACAAAAGAAGTGATTCAAGTTGATGACCGCCTTTCTGGGTTCTTTGCTTTTGTGCTCAAAGGACATATGTGCCTGTGGATGTCGAGGGAAGTTGGAGAGCAAATAGTGGGCGCATCTATCTTCACCTTCATGCTCATCATCATTTCTGGTTTCTTTTTGTGGATACCCAAACAACGAAAAAACCTAAGGCAACGATTGAAATTTGATTGGAAAGCGACAACAAAATGGAAGCGTAAGAACTTTGATTTGCACACCGTGGTGGGTTTTTATATATGCATTTTTGCCTTGGTTTTTGCTTTTACCGGCTCGTTGATTTCGTACAATTGGCTGAAGTATGTGGTGTATAAATCGACGGGTGGGGACAAGGTGCCGGCTTTTATCATCCCCGATAACCTTAGTGAAGCTCCTTTTGCCGAAAATGGTATCAAACCTATTGACTTGCTTATCCCTAAGCTTCAAAAAGAATCGCCAAATGCAGCTGGGTTTGAGTTGCATTACCCTGCATCTGACACAGCCAGTATTTATGTAGAAGTTTCAAACAGCGAAGGTTTGTACTACGATGCGGACTACCGCTTTTTTGACCAACACACGCTGGAAGAAATTGAGACCGATGCGATTTATGGAAAGTACGAAAATGCGAAAATCCCCGACAAAATCTTACGGATGACCTACGATACACACATTGGTTCTATTGGCGGGATAGCAGGTAAGGTCATTGCCTTTTTGGCTAGCCTTATTACTGCCAGCCTACCGGTAACGGGTATTCTGTTATGGTATGGCCGCACTTATAAGAAAAAGAAGAAGCTGAGCTTGTCAGAAGTGAGGGTGTAGAGGTGTGCTAAGAGCTCAGATCAGGCTGCTCATCATTTTTTCTAGTGCCTTTATTTGCCCAAAGAGGATGAGCGTGTCATTTTTTTCAAACTTGATACTACCGTTGATCACGCCGGCTACCTTGTTTTTGCTGATTTCTCTGCCCAAAAGGTTTTTCTTTTTGCTGTGCCTGATAATGGTGATAATAGAAACATTCCATGAGTGGATAATATCTATTTCTTCCAAGGTTTTTCCTATGAAACTTTGGGGGACTTTAAACTCTGCTATTTCGTACTTATCATCTAACAGGTAGGTATTTATGTTCCCAGTTATGGTTAGCCTATTGGCAAAATTATCGGCAAATTCAGCCTCTGGGTTTATTATATCTTCAATGCCCATAGCCTCAAATATTGTTTTTTGGATTTCGGAGGTATAACGTGCTACAATTCTACAATTGGGTACATGTTTCTTAAAAAGTGCAGCAGTGGTAATGGCCGCTCCTGAGTCTTCACCGATGGAGATGATAACTCCATCGGTATCTGATAGGGGAAGTTGGCTTACAGCCAGTTCATTAGTGCTGTCAAGTTTGAGAGCATGTGTCAGTTTATCTTTGTACATGTTGATAGAGGCTTCGTTGTTGTCAACGCCTATTACCTCATGTCTGTTCTCTGCTAGTTTTAGGGCTAGCGACGATCCAAAGTTTCCAAGTCCGACTACTATGTATTTCAATGTGCAAGAGTTTAGTTGATGAAAATTTCTTCCCGGGGGTATTCTATAGCTGAATATTGATATGTATAAAACTGCCTTGTAATACCAATAAGGAGTGTAAGTAAACCTACACGGCCAATCAGCATGGTACTAATAATTACCAGTTTGCTGGCATCGCTAAGTTGTGAGGTGATTCCCATACTCAGACCCACAGTGCTAAAGGCTGAAATACACTCAAAAGCAATTTGCATGATACCAAGTTTCTTATCGAAGTGAATGAGCAAGAAGGTTGAGATACCAATCATGATCAATGAAAGGGAAATAATGGTGGTGGCGCGCTGCAAAGCTGTTTGCGAAATTTTTTTGTATCCTACAATGATGTTTTTGTACCCCGTAACTTGTTGGATGATATTGAAACTGGCAATGGCAAATGTACTCGTTTTGATCCCACCACCCGTTGAGCCAGGAGATGCCCCAATCCACATAAGGAACAAGACAATCATAATAGTAGTGAAGTGAAGGTGGCCAATCTCTACGTTATTGAACCCTGCCGTACGTGTGGTGATTGAGCCAAATAATGCAGTGAAAAATTTCCCTATTCCCGAATGTTCTTGAAGGCTATTGTTTATTTCCAGTAGATAAAAGAATAACGTTCCGAAAACTATGAGAGACAAGGTCGTATAGAGTACTATTTTACTATTCAAAGAAATATGCGGCTTTAGCTTTTGGATATGGCCTTTCCACGTAATATTGAACAAGCGGTAAGTCGTATAGAAAAACCATTTTTTTAGGTAATGGAAAATATTGATGAATACCACAAACCCCAAGCCTCCACATACTATGAGCAGGGCAATACT
It encodes:
- a CDS encoding TrkA family potassium uptake protein, whose translation is MKYIVVGLGNFGSSLALKLAENRHEVIGVDNNEASINMYKDKLTHALKLDSTNELAVSQLPLSDTDGVIISIGEDSGAAITTAALFKKHVPNCRIVARYTSEIQKTIFEAMGIEDIINPEAEFADNFANRLTITGNINTYLLDDKYEIAEFKVPQSFIGKTLEEIDIIHSWNVSIITIIRHSKKKNLLGREISKNKVAGVINGSIKFEKNDTLILFGQIKALEKMMSSLI
- a CDS encoding PepSY-associated TM helix domain-containing protein, encoding MKSRKLIFTLHKVLGLVTGVVVFIVSITGCCFAFKEEIESLYSDYKKVEVQDAALLTVTEAKTIAKSVFPNNTVHGTLFKKADDAVEVIFYDREPEFYQSVFINPYTKEVIQVDDRLSGFFAFVLKGHMCLWMSREVGEQIVGASIFTFMLIIISGFFLWIPKQRKNLRQRLKFDWKATTKWKRKNFDLHTVVGFYICIFALVFAFTGSLISYNWLKYVVYKSTGGDKVPAFIIPDNLSEAPFAENGIKPIDLLIPKLQKESPNAAGFELHYPASDTASIYVEVSNSEGLYYDADYRFFDQHTLEEIETDAIYGKYENAKIPDKILRMTYDTHIGSIGGIAGKVIAFLASLITASLPVTGILLWYGRTYKKKKKLSLSEVRV